Part of the Actinomycetes bacterium genome is shown below.
TGGAGAAGGGGCTTACGGAGTCCAGGCAGCATCCCAGGTTTATTTTAATAAAAATGTGGATTACCTTAACCTGGCGGAAGCTGCCCTGATAGCAGGCCTGCTCCGTTACCCTAATAAAACCCCCTATATTGACCAGACTTGGTCCCTGGAAAGAAGAAATATAGTACTTTCCAAAATGCTGGAGTTAAATTATATAAACAACCAGCAATATCAGGACGCTATAAATACCCCTGTAGTGCTGCAGCGGTCAGTCGAAGAAACGGAAGAGGGTTTTGCCCCTTATTTTGTTGAATATGTAAAACAGCAGCTTATAGCAAAATATGGAGTTAGCCGGGTTTTTAAGGGTGGTTTTGAAATTTATACCACTCTGGAGCCCGATATGCAGATAGCTGCCGAAGAAGCCATAGAAGAAATACTGTATGATCCTGAAGACCCGGCAGCCGCTCTGGTGGCCATGGATCCCGCCACCGGATACATCAAGGCCATGGTGGGGGGGAAAGACTTTACAGATATGAAATTCAACCTGGCCTCCCAGGCCAAGAGGCAGCCAGGCTCAACTTTTAAGGTGTTTGCACTGATGGCTGCACTGGAACAGGGCATAAGCCCACTAATGACTTTCGACCCCAATGGTCCGGTAATATTTAATATAGAAGGAAGTGAGCCCTGGGAAGTCTCCAACTATATGGGGACCAATTACCAGACCGATGAAATGACTATTATGGATGCCACCATAAACTCGGTAAACGTAGTGTATTCGCAGCTTATAATGAAAGTAGGAGCATTCAGCCTGGTAGATATTGCCAAAAGGATGGGCATTGTATCTGACCTGGAGCCCTACCCGGCTATTGGCCTGGGAGGCCTTACCACCGGGGTATCACCATTGGAAACATGTAATGCTTTTTCAACTATTGCCAACTACGGTGAAAAAAATGATCCGGTAGCCATAATCAAGGTAACCGATAGTGAAGGTAATATTTTAGAAGAACACCAGCCTAATCCAACCCGGGCCGTATCCGCCATTAATGCTTACCGGGCTATAGAAATAATGCAGCAGGTAGTCCAGAGAGGCACAGGTACTCGGGCCAGGCTTGAAGACCGTCCAGTAGCCGGAAAAACCGGTACCACCCAGGAAGCTGAAAATGCCTGGTTTACCGGGTTTACAACCAACCTGGCGGCCTGTGTATGGATTGGTTACCCCGAGGAAAATAAAGAGTTGGGGGTAATACATGACGTAAGGGTTCAGGGCGGTACACTGCCTGCCATGATCTGGAACCTGTTTATGGAAGAAGCTACCCGGAAACTGCCCGCAGAGGAATTTGTAAGACCAGAAGACGATTTAATAGAAGTGCAGGTAGTCCACAATCCTGAAACCGGTGCAATTATGCTGGCAAACAGGTCTACCCCTTTTGAGCAAATCGAATTAAGACAGTTTCATTATGGGCAGGAACCCAGGTCATTGGATACTACAGAGGGTTTAAAACTTCCTAATATAACACTAATGCCTAAAGACCAGGCAAATAATATTTTGATAGATGCCGGATACACTCATATAGAATTTATTGAAGAAGTATTTGGAGGTGTACCTCCAGGTTATGTTCACAGGCAAGAACCTTTATGGGATGAGGAAGTTGACCCTATAAGAATAATCAAGGTTTGGGTAAATCCAGGGGGAGTGCCAGCCGGAGACCCCGGGGAAATAATAAAGCAGTTACAGGAAAACCTTCCTACTGTACCAAATATTATAAATCTACCATGGGATCAGGCAAACCATATGTTAATATATTCAGGATATAATAATATTGAGTATATCTATGAAAAAATCGATGGGGTACCTCAGAATTATACCTATAATCAGCAACCTTCTGGAGGACAAAAAGCCAGTCTTAACCAGAAGATAAAAGTTTGGGTAAATCCCTGATATTTTATGGATAAATCGTATCCAGGTCCTTATATGGCCCGGGTATTACATGAACAGCCAGCAGTTCTCCTGCTCTTTTTGCAGCTTCAGCACCAGCGTCTATTGATGACTTTACTGCCCTTACATTTCATTTGATAAATATGGTTACATAGCCGCCGCCAATCCTTACCTGTCCCATTAGCTCTACATTTGCGGCTTTGACCATAGCATCTGCTGCCTCTATGGAGCCTACCAGACCCCTGGTTTCAATTAAACCAACAGCATACCCTTCCATCTGCTACCACCTCTTATTCTAAATTGACTTCCTTATCCCCAAAAATCAATTTCTCAATTTTTGCTACAATAATAGAATCCAATCCCATATTTTTGGTCTGGTCAGTGGCCCTGGCCGGGGTACCGTTAGCCACCATCACTGTTTCATCTATCCCTACCCCTATAAGATCAGCGGAAACTACAAAATTATGAGTAAAATTGCCGTCCATATCCAACTCTGCTACTACCATCAACTTTAAGCCATTGTAGTTTTCATCCTTTATAACCGATACCACATTTCCTATTACTTTTCCCAGCATCATGTTAATCACTTACCCCGATATCTACAGAATCAATAATAGCGGTTATGGTGGTGTCAGCAGGGACCAGTTTATCCGGAAAAGCCCAGGTTGCTTCGGTGCTTACCTCATAACCTATATATTCGCCCATGGATACTCCCAAAGGATCCAGGGCCAGGGTTTTTTTACCGGTAAGCTTGCCGGTCTTTATATCTACATCTTCAATTATTTTTATGGCTATGCCCTCCAGCGAAGGATGCTTGAAATTAGAATAAGTTTTACCAATAACTTTTCCGTAAAACATTTTATTTCTCCATCAAAAATTTGTATTTTGAATCAACATGTACCGATTCCACTTTGGCCGAAATGCCTGCATTTATAGGCATGTTATCATAGCCTACTATTTTCCTGGCAGAACTTCCTCCCACTATCAGCACCTTGTCTCCGGTTCCAATTCCCAGTTTTTTATCCACAGCAACCACATATTTTTCTGTCTCTTCACCGGCCAGATCCAGCAATTTAACCAAAAATATTTTAGCTGCCTTCATGGTCTTGTCTTTTACGCTGCAGACCAGCTCTTTTTTAACTACACCTATATTCACTTCTCTTCCCCCCTGCCATCCAACCTGGCCACTATGGAAGTATCGGTAGGCACCTCTGCAGTCATATCGGTCATCTTGGAAGCACTGCCGGTGGTAATAAGTACCATATCACCATATCCCACATCTATGGTATCTACAGCTACGGTATAACTGTCAGTATGGCTAAAATTACTGTCCAATATATTAACTACATATAATTGTACTGGATCTAACTGCTTCATTTTAGAAACTGAGGTTATGCTACCTACAACTTTTGCTATATCCATAATTATTCATACATATTTATTTTATCTATTTTTGCTACTATGGAAGCCCTGATAGGCACATTTTCTCTTCCCACAATATTGCTTACGGTGTCTCCGTCATCGGTAAGCAGCACTGTTTCTCCAACCCCCACTCCAATAGCATCCTCTACCAGATAATATTGATTGGATTGTTTTCCATAAGGATTGATAGCCTGGGCTATCTTAAGCTTGGTATTCTCAATTTTTTCCACTTTTATGGTACTTACTACAGTACCGATTACTCTGGCAATCTCCATATAATGCTTCCGGTTTCGCCTGATTTGTCCCTTAAAATTAGTTAATTATAACATAAATACATATATAGCTTACAGGTTTTTTTGCCAAACTTCTACCATCACCGTATTAGAGATTTGCCAGGCGGCAGATAGCAATATCTGTGATTGCAGCCCTTAGAAAAAGATTAGCTTGCTTTTAAAAAATCCGGTTTTAAAGTTTTGTTTATTATTGTATATTTATTACCTACAGGAAATTAGATAAGAGGATAGGTTATGAGCAGCAATGATAAACAGGTAAGGGTAAGGTTTGCGCCCAGCCCCACTGGATACCTGCATATTGGCAGTGCCAGAACTGCATTTTTTAACTGGCTTTATGCTAAAAAAAACCAGGGGGAATTAATACTCAGAATTGAGGATACCGATATCCTGAGACATGTAGAAGATTCCCTGCAAAGCCTGACCGATTCCTTAAAATGGCTGGGCCTGGATTGGGATGAAGGCTATGAGTCCGGCGGAGACCTGGGGCCATACCGTCAATCCCAAAGAAAAGAAATGTATGTAAGGTATGCAGAACAATTAGTGCAGCAGAGTAAAGCCTACCGCTGTTTCTGTACACCTGAAACCTTGAAACAAAAAAGGGAAAGCCTGGAAAAAGAAGGAAAGACCTTTAAGTATGACCGCCATTGCCTGAAATTAACTGATGAAGAGATAGAAAGAAAAATAAGTCAGGAAATGCCCTATGCCCTAAGGCTCCGCCTGCCGGATGACCAGATAATTTCATTTAAGGATATAGTTTATGGAGAAATTTCTGTAAATACTGAAAATTTGGATGATTTTGTAATCTTAAGGTCAAATGGGCTACCCACCTATAATTTCAGTGCAGCTGTAGATGATGCCCTGATGAAGATAACCGATGTTATAAGGGGTGAAGACCATCTGTCCAATACACCCAAACAGATACTTATCTATATGCTGCTTGGTTTTACCATACCGCAATTTACCCATCTTCCCATGATTCTGGGAAGCGATGGACAGAAATTGAGCAAAAGGCATGGTTCGGTAGCCATTGAAGCCTACCGGGACCAGGGAATTTTGCCGGAAGCTATACTCAATTACCTTGCTCTGCTGGGATGGTCACCGGAACAGGAGCAGGATATGTTTACAGTTAAGCAGCTGCTGAAAGATTTTGATTTAAAAGATATTAATAAAAAACCGGCCCGATTTGATTATGAAAAACTCATATGGATAAACAGCTGCTGGATACGTTCTCTGGATACAGATCAGCTGGCTTCCATGATAGCCAGAAAGGTAAAAGAGTCTATTGACTCCCAACAGGCCCTTGCCGGATGGGATACCGGCCTTGATGAAAAATGCACCCAGATTGCCCCCCTTATAAGGGAAAGAATAAAAACTCTAAACGAAATCCCGGATTGGGTCTTCCCCTACTTTACCACTGTTTCCTATACTCCTGAATCCTTAAGCTTTTTTGACCTGAAAAAGGTTGATGCTCCCCTGGTGCTGGAGGAAACTATAAAAATATTTGCCGGAATGCAGGATTTTGATTCCCAGGAAATTGAACAGGCCCTCAGGCTTAAATCAGAGACTATGGATTGCAGCTTCAGGAATTATATATCGGTAATAAGGATGGCCTTATGGGGGACCAAGGTAAGCCCCCCCTTATTTAAAACCATGGAAATACTGGGCAGGGATTTAACCCTTCACCGGTTAAATAATTACCTGAAAGCTCTGAAGGCTAGAGCCTGAACAGCATCTCTTCCGGTTTCAGATCTCTTCCCAGTTCCACCACTTTCTTGGTAAAGCTGGCTACTACCACTTCCTCGTTGGTAGGTATTATGTATACCTTTACTTTTGAATCTATGGAATAGTCAGAAGATATAAGCCCAAGCTGGCCGTTTACTTCCTTGTTCCTGGATAAATCAAGCTTTATGCCCATAAATTCCAGGTCCTCAAGTATTCTTTCTCTCATATAGGCATTGCCTTCTCCAATACCGCCGCCAAATACCATGCAGTCAAGGCCGCCCAGTACTGTGGCCAAAGAACCGATATACTTCCGTATACCATCAACATAAAGGTCTACAGCCAGTTTTGCCCTCTTATTGCCCTGTTCCGCTGCAGCCAGTATTTCCAGCATATCGTCAGACCCGATACCAGCTGTTCCTTTGAGGCCGGCATTATTGGATATTTGCTCCTGGGCCTCCTCTACCGTCAGGCCTAACTCTTTCATGGCATAAAGCAGAGCAGTTGCATCCGCATCGCCAACTCTGGTGCCCTGAAGCAACCCTGAATTGGGAGAAAAATCCATGCTGGTATCCACAGATTTTCCACCGGCCAGAGCAGTCATGGAACTGCTGCCGCCGAGGTGTATGGTTACCAGTCGAATATCTTCCGTGCCTTCCAGCTGGTATGCTTTGGCAGAAAGATACCGGTGGGAAGAACCATGGAAACCGTTCTTCTTTATTCCCAGCTGTTGATACCATTCCCAGGGAAAGCCGGAATACCTCCTGAACTCCGGTATGGAATAATGGAAAGATGGCTCAAAAACTCCTACCATGGGAACATCCAAAATCTTATCGAATATACCTATGGTTTCAATATAGGGAATATTGTGTACCGGAGCCACAAAGGCAAATTTTTTCATCTCTGCCAGGGTTTCAGGGGTCAGCATATTGGCACCGTTCTTTACACCCAGTATGGTTTTAAAGCCCATGGCTTCAATATCCTGGGGTTTGTTAATGACTCCATTGGCCACATACCAATCCAGTATGAGTTTTATTCCATCTTCAAAACCGCAGACTTCCACTACTTCTTTCCGGGTGTCTTCATCGCCAGCACTGTGGCTGAAATTGGACTGGCCCTCCGTCTTGATCTTGTCCAGATTGGCCTGTCCCAGAGTCTTAACATTATTTTGATCATCAATATCAATAATTTTACTCTTCAGGGAGGTGCTGCCTACATTCCCGATTCCTATAATCATTATTTGGCCCCTTTCGATATCATTTAAAGGTTTGCATTACAAAGCAAATAAATTATATTATTTTTTATGGCTTTCCTCAAATAAAGAAACCGGCGAAAGGACTGGCAATGCAGAGATTATTTTTTGGTTTGTTCAAAATGTTTTCTTAGCAGTTCCAGTTGTTTGGCTATATTGGCCCTATCTTCTTGCAGGCAGTCCGTGTTATTGATTTTATCTGCCAGCGCTAAAGAAACCAGGGCTGAAAGAGATATGCCTAGCTTGTCAGCCTTATCTTTTGCTCTTTTCATCAGATCCCGGTCTAACCGGAAACTGTGCATTTTCTTGGACATGCCCCCATACTAAGAATTGTTGACCAATATGTCAACAAGCTAGCGACAGCGATAAATTTTTACCAGTGGAATTTTTTCCTAAAAATATTTAAAATCTAAAGAGTACATAAAGGAAAGGACAATTTATGGCAGATAAAATATTTTTTGACCATGCCTCGGCTACGCCGGTTAATAAAGAAGTGCTGGATGAAATGCAGCCTTTCTTTTCCACCCACTACGGCAATCCTTCCAGCCTGCATGATTTTGGTCAACAGGCCAAGGATGCACTGGAAGAAGCCCGCAGCAGGGTTGCCCGGCTTATAGGGGCTTCCCCGGAAGAGATTTATTTTACCTCCAGTGGTACAGAATCCAATAACTTTGCCTTATTCGGGCTGGCCAGGGCATTGCAGTCAAAAGGACAACATATAATCTCTTCCAGTATCGAGCATATATCCATACTGAATCCTTTAAAGGAACTAAAAAAAATGGGCTGGCAGTATACCCTGCTGCCCGTAGATGAATATGGTTTGGTGGATGTAAAACAACTGGAAAAAGAGATAAGGGAAGATACGGCCCTCATAACTGTTATGCATGCCAATAACGAAGTAGGCACCATACAGAATATTAAAGATTTGGCCCAGATAGCCAGCAGCCACGATATTGTCTTTCATAGCGACGGAGTGGCAACAGCTGGTATTATAGAGGTGGATGTTAACCAGCTGGGGGTTGATGCTTACAGTGTTTCGTCCCAGCAGATGTATGGGCCCAAGGGGGCAGCTGCTCTGTATATAAGGAAAGGCACCAGGGTAAAGCCTTTTATTATTGGAGGTACCCAGGAAAGCGGCAGAAGAGCGGGCACAGAAAATGTCCCGGCCATTGTCGGGTTTGGCAAAGCCGCAGAGCTGGCTAAAGCGGAGATGGATAAAAATAAAAAGCACCTTACCAGCTTAAGGGATCAACTTATTGAAGGCATTACCAAAAGCATAAAGAATGTAAAGCTCAACGGTCATCCGGAGCAGAGGCTTCCCGGAAATGTGCATTTTAGTTTTGAATATATAGAAGGCGAATCTATCCTTCTATTGCTTAATATGGAAGGAATAGCTGCGGCCAGCGGATCCTCCTGCGTTTCCCAGGCATTAAAGAATAGCCAGGTGTTGCTGTCCATGGGCATTAGCCCTACTATGGCCCAGGGCTCAGTATTATTTTCACTGGGAAAATTTAATACTGAAAAAGAAGTTTTAAAAACTGTTGAGGTCTTGCCTCCAATAATTAAAAAATTAAGACAGATGTCACCTTTGTATAAGGAAGAATAGAAAAGGGGTATTTATGGTTACATATAGCGATAAGGTAATGGATCATTTTATGTCTCCCAGGAATGTGGGAGAGATAAAGGACGCAGATGGTATAGGTGAAGTAGGCAATCCGACCTGCGGGGATATGATGACCTTTTATATAAAGGTCAAGGATAATAAATTGGAAGATGTGAAATTTAAGACTTTTGGTTGTGGGGCTGCCATTGCCGTTTCCAGCATGGTCAGCGAAATAGCCAAGGGTAAAACTTTGGATGAAGCTCTCAAAATCACCAATAAAAGTGTTGCAGAGGAGTTAGGAGGTCTTCCCAAAAACAAGATGCATTGCTCCAATCTGGGAGCAGATGCTCTTCACAAAGCTATTGAAGATTACCAGAAAAAGAATAAAAAGAAAAAATAGGAGAAGCCATGGTTAAAGATAAAAAGTCCACATGCAAGTGTCCGTACTGTGATACTGATATAGAATTAAAATCATCCGTAATTTGTACAGTATGTGATTTAAAGATTTCACGCTGCCCTGAATGCGGTTACCCTATTTCAGAGAATATTGAAAAATGTCCTAACTGCGGAGTAAAGTTATGAATGAGATAAATATAGACCAGGAACTTGATTGCATAGGTTTATTTTGTCCTGCTCCCATTTATGAAACCAGGAAGAAAATTAATTCAATGAAGGAGGGCCAGGTTTTAAAAATGACTGCTGATGACCCTGGTTCTGAGGCTGATATAAAAAGCTGGGCAAAGACCACTGGGAATGAACTTTTCAAGATAGAAAAGGAAGGGGAAACCTTTATTTTCTATATTAAAAAAACCTCAGGATAGATTTGCCTACACACCAATATCGTATTATAATGGTTATTCGTTTTGGGGAGTAGTCTAGTGGCAGGACATGCGGCTCTGGACCGTAGGACGGAGGTTCGAATCCTCCCTCCCCAGCCATATAA
Proteins encoded:
- a CDS encoding PBP1A family penicillin-binding protein, whose protein sequence is MSKLRKKHKKGNAGAKALIVLVALFLLTVIIFLTAFTGLGIAVTDIIGNFMSDLPELEEYNPAESALTSKIYAADNTLIATFHGVENREAVPLQRLPRNLVNAVVAIEDERFYQHKGVDPEGIIRAFIINLQTGDITQGASTITQQVIRNLYIPEEKYEITYDRKIKEAILAYQLEKIYTKEEVLEMYLNTVYFGEGAYGVQAASQVYFNKNVDYLNLAEAALIAGLLRYPNKTPYIDQTWSLERRNIVLSKMLELNYINNQQYQDAINTPVVLQRSVEETEEGFAPYFVEYVKQQLIAKYGVSRVFKGGFEIYTTLEPDMQIAAEEAIEEILYDPEDPAAALVAMDPATGYIKAMVGGKDFTDMKFNLASQAKRQPGSTFKVFALMAALEQGISPLMTFDPNGPVIFNIEGSEPWEVSNYMGTNYQTDEMTIMDATINSVNVVYSQLIMKVGAFSLVDIAKRMGIVSDLEPYPAIGLGGLTTGVSPLETCNAFSTIANYGEKNDPVAIIKVTDSEGNILEEHQPNPTRAVSAINAYRAIEIMQQVVQRGTGTRARLEDRPVAGKTGTTQEAENAWFTGFTTNLAACVWIGYPEENKELGVIHDVRVQGGTLPAMIWNLFMEEATRKLPAEEFVRPEDDLIEVQVVHNPETGAIMLANRSTPFEQIELRQFHYGQEPRSLDTTEGLKLPNITLMPKDQANNILIDAGYTHIEFIEEVFGGVPPGYVHRQEPLWDEEVDPIRIIKVWVNPGGVPAGDPGEIIKQLQENLPTVPNIINLPWDQANHMLIYSGYNNIEYIYEKIDGVPQNYTYNQQPSGGQKASLNQKIKVWVNP
- a CDS encoding EutN/CcmL family microcompartment protein, translated to MINMMLGKVIGNVVSVIKDENYNGLKLMVVAELDMDGNFTHNFVVSADLIGVGIDETVMVANGTPARATDQTKNMGLDSIIVAKIEKLIFGDKEVNLE
- a CDS encoding ethanolamine utilization protein EutN — encoded protein: MNIGVVKKELVCSVKDKTMKAAKIFLVKLLDLAGEETEKYVVAVDKKLGIGTGDKVLIVGGSSARKIVGYDNMPINAGISAKVESVHVDSKYKFLMEK
- a CDS encoding EutN/CcmL family microcompartment protein, with the protein product MDIAKVVGSITSVSKMKQLDPVQLYVVNILDSNFSHTDSYTVAVDTIDVGYGDMVLITTGSASKMTDMTAEVPTDTSIVARLDGRGEEK
- a CDS encoding EutN/CcmL family microcompartment protein, with the translated sequence MEIARVIGTVVSTIKVEKIENTKLKIAQAINPYGKQSNQYYLVEDAIGVGVGETVLLTDDGDTVSNIVGRENVPIRASIVAKIDKINMYE
- the gltX gene encoding glutamate--tRNA ligase, whose product is MSSNDKQVRVRFAPSPTGYLHIGSARTAFFNWLYAKKNQGELILRIEDTDILRHVEDSLQSLTDSLKWLGLDWDEGYESGGDLGPYRQSQRKEMYVRYAEQLVQQSKAYRCFCTPETLKQKRESLEKEGKTFKYDRHCLKLTDEEIERKISQEMPYALRLRLPDDQIISFKDIVYGEISVNTENLDDFVILRSNGLPTYNFSAAVDDALMKITDVIRGEDHLSNTPKQILIYMLLGFTIPQFTHLPMILGSDGQKLSKRHGSVAIEAYRDQGILPEAILNYLALLGWSPEQEQDMFTVKQLLKDFDLKDINKKPARFDYEKLIWINSCWIRSLDTDQLASMIARKVKESIDSQQALAGWDTGLDEKCTQIAPLIRERIKTLNEIPDWVFPYFTTVSYTPESLSFFDLKKVDAPLVLEETIKIFAGMQDFDSQEIEQALRLKSETMDCSFRNYISVIRMALWGTKVSPPLFKTMEILGRDLTLHRLNNYLKALKARA
- a CDS encoding acetate kinase, whose protein sequence is MIIGIGNVGSTSLKSKIIDIDDQNNVKTLGQANLDKIKTEGQSNFSHSAGDEDTRKEVVEVCGFEDGIKLILDWYVANGVINKPQDIEAMGFKTILGVKNGANMLTPETLAEMKKFAFVAPVHNIPYIETIGIFDKILDVPMVGVFEPSFHYSIPEFRRYSGFPWEWYQQLGIKKNGFHGSSHRYLSAKAYQLEGTEDIRLVTIHLGGSSSMTALAGGKSVDTSMDFSPNSGLLQGTRVGDADATALLYAMKELGLTVEEAQEQISNNAGLKGTAGIGSDDMLEILAAAEQGNKRAKLAVDLYVDGIRKYIGSLATVLGGLDCMVFGGGIGEGNAYMRERILEDLEFMGIKLDLSRNKEVNGQLGLISSDYSIDSKVKVYIIPTNEEVVVASFTKKVVELGRDLKPEEMLFRL
- a CDS encoding cysteine desulfurase → MADKIFFDHASATPVNKEVLDEMQPFFSTHYGNPSSLHDFGQQAKDALEEARSRVARLIGASPEEIYFTSSGTESNNFALFGLARALQSKGQHIISSSIEHISILNPLKELKKMGWQYTLLPVDEYGLVDVKQLEKEIREDTALITVMHANNEVGTIQNIKDLAQIASSHDIVFHSDGVATAGIIEVDVNQLGVDAYSVSSQQMYGPKGAAALYIRKGTRVKPFIIGGTQESGRRAGTENVPAIVGFGKAAELAKAEMDKNKKHLTSLRDQLIEGITKSIKNVKLNGHPEQRLPGNVHFSFEYIEGESILLLLNMEGIAAASGSSCVSQALKNSQVLLSMGISPTMAQGSVLFSLGKFNTEKEVLKTVEVLPPIIKKLRQMSPLYKEE
- the nifU gene encoding Fe-S cluster assembly scaffold protein NifU, producing MVTYSDKVMDHFMSPRNVGEIKDADGIGEVGNPTCGDMMTFYIKVKDNKLEDVKFKTFGCGAAIAVSSMVSEIAKGKTLDEALKITNKSVAEELGGLPKNKMHCSNLGADALHKAIEDYQKKNKKKK
- a CDS encoding zinc-ribbon domain-containing protein, whose amino-acid sequence is MVKDKKSTCKCPYCDTDIELKSSVICTVCDLKISRCPECGYPISENIEKCPNCGVKL
- a CDS encoding sulfurtransferase TusA family protein, giving the protein MNEINIDQELDCIGLFCPAPIYETRKKINSMKEGQVLKMTADDPGSEADIKSWAKTTGNELFKIEKEGETFIFYIKKTSG